A genomic segment from Chitinophaga niabensis encodes:
- a CDS encoding M1 family metallopeptidase, with translation MRSVLLVLISICFLQPDIHAQQHKFSHADTLRGTLSPERSWWDVTYYNLDVKLDPREKSIRGQNTISYRVLEPAQRLQIDLQEPLIIDKVSQNGESLSFTKDGNAWFVDLKATQPKGKVLSLVVDYHGKPKEAIRAPWDGGVVWGKDSLGRPWIATACQGLGASIWWPNKDHQTEEPDSMRITVTVPKGLTNVSNGRLRSKTDNKNGTSTFTWFVGNPINNYDVALNIGNYKHFSDTYNGEDGKLNLDYWVLDYNLAKATSHFQVVKPMMKCFEHWFGPYPFYKDSYKLIETPHLGMEHQSAVAYGNQYKMGYRGSDLSGTGWGLKWDFIIIHESGHEWFGNNITTKDIADMWVHESFTNYSETIFTECQYGKDAANAYVQGIRSKIANDIPIIGPYGVNTEGSGGDMYYKGSNMLHTIRQVINNDETFRKILRGLNKTFYHKTVTTAEVENYISKNGGRDLSKVFDQYLRHTKVPVLEYSINNNELKYRWVADVQGFDLPLKVTLADGKYSFIYPTTEWQTTAIQLTDPKKFAADKNFYIITKAL, from the coding sequence ATGAGATCTGTTCTCCTTGTTCTGATAAGCATTTGTTTCCTGCAGCCCGATATACATGCCCAACAGCATAAGTTCAGCCATGCGGATACCCTGCGTGGTACCCTTTCGCCGGAAAGAAGCTGGTGGGATGTTACTTATTATAACCTGGATGTAAAGCTGGATCCCCGGGAGAAAAGCATCCGGGGGCAGAACACTATTTCCTACAGGGTGCTGGAACCGGCACAACGGTTACAGATAGATCTGCAGGAACCGCTGATCATAGATAAGGTATCGCAGAACGGCGAGTCCCTCTCTTTCACAAAAGACGGGAATGCCTGGTTTGTAGATCTCAAAGCCACACAGCCTAAAGGTAAGGTCCTCAGCCTGGTGGTAGACTATCACGGTAAACCCAAAGAAGCCATCCGCGCTCCCTGGGATGGTGGCGTGGTTTGGGGAAAAGATTCCCTTGGCCGCCCCTGGATAGCTACTGCCTGCCAGGGTTTAGGAGCCAGCATCTGGTGGCCGAACAAAGATCACCAGACGGAAGAACCGGATAGCATGCGCATTACGGTAACGGTGCCAAAAGGGCTCACCAATGTTTCCAACGGCCGCCTCCGCAGCAAAACAGATAACAAGAACGGCACCTCTACCTTCACCTGGTTCGTGGGCAATCCCATCAATAACTACGACGTTGCCCTGAACATCGGCAACTATAAACATTTCAGTGATACATACAATGGTGAGGATGGTAAGCTCAATCTCGATTACTGGGTGCTGGATTACAATCTTGCCAAAGCAACATCTCATTTCCAGGTAGTGAAGCCAATGATGAAATGTTTTGAACACTGGTTCGGGCCTTATCCTTTCTATAAAGACAGCTACAAACTGATTGAAACCCCTCACCTGGGTATGGAACACCAAAGCGCCGTAGCCTACGGCAACCAATACAAGATGGGCTACCGTGGTTCAGACCTTTCCGGTACTGGCTGGGGCCTGAAATGGGATTTCATCATCATCCATGAAAGCGGTCACGAATGGTTCGGCAATAACATCACCACAAAGGATATTGCAGACATGTGGGTGCATGAAAGCTTCACGAATTACTCGGAAACCATTTTCACTGAATGCCAATATGGAAAAGATGCAGCCAATGCATACGTACAGGGCATCCGCAGTAAGATCGCCAATGATATTCCCATTATCGGCCCTTATGGCGTAAATACGGAAGGCTCCGGCGGAGATATGTATTATAAAGGTTCCAACATGCTGCACACCATCCGCCAGGTGATCAATAACGATGAAACCTTCCGGAAAATATTGCGTGGATTGAACAAGACCTTCTATCATAAAACAGTAACCACGGCAGAAGTAGAAAACTATATCAGCAAAAACGGTGGCCGCGATCTGAGCAAGGTCTTTGACCAGTATCTCCGTCACACAAAAGTGCCTGTGCTGGAATATTCGATCAATAATAATGAACTAAAATACCGTTGGGTGGCTGATGTACAGGGATTCGACCTGCCGCTGAAAGTAACCCTGGCAGATGGGAAGTATTCCTTCATCTATCCCACCACAGAATGGCAAACAACAGCCATACAATTAACTGATCCAAAGAAATTTGCAGCAGACAAGAATTTCTACATCATAACCAAAGCTTTATAA
- a CDS encoding acyl-CoA desaturase has translation MVAILIFFFAHWFLSLFFHTFFLHRYASHQMYDTSKGWERVFYFMTWFFQGSSYLVPRAYGVMHRMHHEYSDTEQDPHSPHFFKDVWQMMMHTRQIYAGFQTNTRIPDAKFTKDPLPTWDAMDRFGDHRATRIVWMAIYVAFYVVFATQWWMYLLLPIHFLMGPVQGAVVNWCGHKYGYSNFNNGDHSRNSEPWGIFLLGELFQNNHHMHKDSANFAQKWYEFDPTYPVMKVMHWMRIIRLRPRVAVINEAKKAA, from the coding sequence ATGGTAGCGATACTGATATTCTTTTTTGCCCATTGGTTCTTATCATTGTTCTTTCATACATTTTTCCTTCACAGATACGCATCTCACCAGATGTACGATACCAGCAAAGGTTGGGAAAGGGTTTTTTACTTTATGACCTGGTTTTTCCAGGGTTCATCATATTTGGTTCCAAGAGCTTATGGCGTTATGCACCGCATGCACCACGAGTATAGCGATACAGAACAAGATCCTCACTCGCCACATTTCTTCAAAGATGTTTGGCAGATGATGATGCATACACGTCAGATCTATGCGGGTTTTCAAACCAATACCAGGATCCCTGATGCTAAATTCACGAAAGATCCGTTACCAACATGGGATGCGATGGATCGTTTTGGTGATCATCGTGCAACACGTATTGTTTGGATGGCGATCTACGTTGCTTTTTACGTAGTTTTTGCTACACAATGGTGGATGTACCTGTTGCTGCCGATCCATTTTCTGATGGGGCCTGTACAGGGTGCTGTGGTTAACTGGTGCGGTCACAAATACGGTTACAGCAATTTCAATAACGGCGATCATTCCAGGAACTCTGAGCCCTGGGGCATCTTTTTGCTGGGTGAATTATTCCAGAATAATCACCATATGCATAAAGACAGTGCAAATTTCGCACAGAAATGGTATGAATTTGATCCCACTTATCCAGTGATGAAAGTAATGCATTGGATGAGGATCATCAGACTTCGTCCACGGGTTGCGGTGATCAATGAGGCAAAAAAAGCAGCTTAA
- a CDS encoding DUF721 domain-containing protein has protein sequence MRYKVVSMGDALREYLNNSRFKPRLLEVRIQENWEQVVGKTIARYTESVQLFDGKLVITTTVAPLKQELNYSKDRILRLVNDMLGEEAVKEVMIR, from the coding sequence ATGCGATACAAAGTTGTAAGTATGGGCGATGCGCTAAGAGAGTATCTTAACAACAGCAGGTTTAAACCAAGGCTGCTGGAAGTTCGCATCCAGGAAAACTGGGAACAGGTGGTGGGTAAAACCATTGCCCGTTATACAGAAAGCGTACAACTCTTTGATGGCAAACTGGTGATCACTACTACCGTTGCACCATTAAAACAGGAACTGAACTACTCTAAAGACCGGATCCTCCGGTTAGTGAATGATATGCTGGGAGAAGAAGCCGTGAAGGAAGTAATGATCCGCTAG
- a CDS encoding ABC transporter substrate-binding protein, with protein sequence MKYYCLLFTLFLFSCGQRSKEHKMVFRYNQPEGIPTLDPAFAKNQAIMWAVRQIYNTLVEPDSMLNIRPSLATRWEVSEDRRTYRFYLRNDVYFHDNEIFPGGKGRKMTAADVAYSLRRIMDPGTASPGAWIFNGTVDPATGFQAIDDTTFQLTLLQPFHPIMGILSMQYCSVIPHEAVEKYGKDFRKHPCGTGPFKFHYWDEGQALILHKYENYFEKDEHGTQLPYLDAVKVLFVDSKATEFLLFRQGELDFINDIETSFKDEVLTKQGNLKKEWEGKIALIKAPYLNTEYFGIVMDPDKQDPSLRDIRVRQAINYGFDRVKMMTYLRNSIGIPATSGLVPAGLPSFDTTHVKGYTYDLAKCRQLLKEAGYPEGKGLATIKLVTQPVYADLANYVANQLQEVGVKIQVEVIQKSTLIDQVAKSAVPFFRASWIADYPDAESYLAMFYSKNPAPPNYTRYNNPAFDQLYEKAMLETNDSLRYKLYQEMDQIVIKDACVVPLFYDISVRFRQMNVTGLSSNGLNLLELRRVKCL encoded by the coding sequence ATGAAATATTATTGCTTACTTTTTACCCTCTTCCTGTTTTCCTGTGGCCAACGCAGCAAGGAGCATAAAATGGTTTTCCGGTACAACCAGCCGGAAGGCATTCCTACGCTGGACCCTGCATTTGCCAAGAATCAGGCTATTATGTGGGCGGTGCGCCAGATCTATAATACTTTAGTTGAACCGGATAGTATGCTGAATATCAGGCCATCCCTCGCTACACGCTGGGAGGTTTCAGAAGACCGGCGTACCTATCGTTTCTATCTTCGTAACGACGTTTACTTTCATGATAACGAGATCTTCCCGGGTGGCAAAGGGCGGAAAATGACGGCTGCGGATGTGGCTTACAGCCTCCGAAGGATCATGGACCCCGGCACTGCATCTCCCGGCGCCTGGATCTTCAACGGCACCGTAGATCCAGCCACTGGTTTCCAGGCAATTGACGACACTACCTTTCAGCTTACTTTATTACAACCGTTCCATCCCATCATGGGCATCCTCAGCATGCAGTATTGTTCCGTTATACCGCATGAGGCAGTGGAAAAATATGGCAAGGATTTTCGCAAACATCCATGCGGTACAGGGCCTTTTAAGTTTCATTACTGGGATGAAGGGCAGGCATTGATCCTGCATAAATATGAAAACTATTTTGAAAAGGACGAGCATGGAACGCAGCTGCCATACCTGGATGCCGTGAAAGTATTGTTTGTAGACAGCAAGGCAACAGAATTCCTGTTATTCCGCCAGGGCGAGCTGGATTTTATCAATGATATTGAAACATCTTTCAAAGATGAAGTGCTCACCAAACAAGGGAATTTGAAAAAAGAATGGGAAGGAAAGATTGCCCTGATCAAAGCCCCATATCTGAACACAGAATACTTTGGTATTGTGATGGACCCCGATAAACAAGATCCTTCGTTGCGGGACATACGGGTCCGCCAGGCGATCAATTATGGTTTTGACAGGGTGAAAATGATGACCTATCTCCGCAACAGCATTGGCATTCCCGCTACATCCGGTTTGGTACCGGCAGGTTTACCTTCGTTCGATACCACTCACGTAAAGGGATATACGTACGATCTTGCCAAATGCAGGCAATTACTGAAGGAAGCAGGTTATCCTGAAGGAAAAGGGCTGGCAACGATCAAACTGGTAACCCAGCCTGTTTATGCAGACCTTGCCAATTATGTGGCCAATCAATTACAGGAAGTGGGTGTGAAGATACAGGTGGAAGTGATCCAGAAAAGTACTTTAATAGACCAGGTGGCAAAATCAGCCGTACCGTTCTTCCGTGCCAGCTGGATTGCCGATTATCCTGATGCAGAGAGTTACCTGGCAATGTTCTACAGTAAAAATCCTGCACCACCTAACTATACCCGTTATAATAATCCGGCTTTTGATCAGCTGTATGAGAAAGCCATGCTGGAAACAAATGATTCCCTTCGTTATAAATTATACCAGGAAATGGACCAGATAGTGATCAAAGATGCCTGTGTGGTGCCTTTGTTCTATGATATTTCTGTGCGTTTCCGGCAAATGAATGTTACCGGGTTAAGCAGCAATGGCCTCAATCTGCTGGAATTGAGGAGGGTGAAATGTTTATAA
- a CDS encoding DUF4252 domain-containing protein has translation MIRSILLFVCFLAFASIDANAQRKQLRNFQRQHYDVAETHRIGLSFLPLRIVSWFIPGHAFDGEARDVKWALKKVRSVKLYTIEMDNGASVSNESILKLKEDLYAKNKFEPLMEVRTADGSHVQFLSDGKDGDRLDNLVLLVQEEGEMVMVHLRTRLTISDLQRVMDKFKHEI, from the coding sequence ATGATACGTTCCATCCTTCTCTTCGTTTGTTTCCTGGCCTTTGCCTCCATTGATGCTAACGCACAACGTAAACAATTACGTAATTTTCAAAGGCAGCATTATGATGTTGCTGAAACGCACCGTATAGGACTCAGCTTCCTGCCATTGCGGATCGTGAGCTGGTTTATCCCCGGCCATGCTTTTGACGGTGAAGCCAGGGATGTTAAATGGGCACTGAAGAAAGTAAGGAGCGTGAAATTGTATACCATTGAAATGGATAACGGCGCAAGTGTTTCCAACGAATCCATCCTCAAATTGAAAGAAGACCTCTACGCCAAAAATAAGTTTGAACCCCTCATGGAAGTGAGAACAGCTGATGGCAGCCATGTACAATTCCTCAGCGACGGAAAGGATGGCGACAGGCTGGATAACCTGGTGCTGTTAGTACAGGAAGAAGGGGAAATGGTGATGGTGCATCTGCGTACCCGCTTAACGATAAGTGATCTGCAAAGAGTGATGGACAAGTTTAAGCATGAAATATAG
- a CDS encoding DUF4252 domain-containing protein: MKRISFLIFISLCSTQLALAQSTVEKFFLKYQNDPSFTVINVTPKMFSMFSTVSSNDPDFKKVSTVVSKLKGLRILVKEDTKDGAKLFKEAAAFLTSEFEELMTIRNKEADVKFMVKENAKGNIAELIMLVGSPDEFVALSIFGDINLSELSEIAGDIKIDGFDNLRSLPKKKP; encoded by the coding sequence ATGAAACGAATATCCTTTCTCATATTCATCTCGCTTTGCAGCACACAGCTGGCATTGGCGCAGAGTACTGTTGAGAAGTTCTTCCTGAAATACCAGAACGACCCTTCCTTTACCGTGATCAATGTAACACCTAAGATGTTCTCCATGTTCTCTACCGTGTCTTCCAATGATCCCGACTTCAAAAAGGTGAGTACCGTGGTCAGCAAACTCAAGGGCCTGCGCATCCTCGTTAAAGAAGATACCAAAGATGGCGCTAAACTTTTCAAAGAAGCCGCCGCATTCCTTACATCTGAATTTGAAGAGCTGATGACCATCCGGAATAAAGAAGCGGATGTAAAATTCATGGTCAAAGAGAATGCAAAAGGTAATATCGCAGAACTCATCATGCTGGTGGGTAGCCCGGATGAATTTGTTGCGCTCTCTATCTTTGGAGACATCAACCTCAGCGAGCTGTCTGAAATTGCGGGAGATATTAAAATTGACGGCTTTGATAATCTCAGAAGCCTTCCCAAAAAGAAACCTTAA
- a CDS encoding RNA polymerase sigma factor: MSSEVFLAQIMPIKQKLFRFALRLLGNEEDAKDIIQDAFMKVWHNKEKMGELQNLEAWCMRITRNLALDKLKSKKYRITDNIDRAQEVPASHQQTPHQRSEQSDLMRRVHGLIHALPEKYRTILQLRDIDGLSYQEIADVLDIEMSEVKVNLHRARKQVREQLQNIHVYGIQ; the protein is encoded by the coding sequence ATGTCGTCCGAAGTATTCCTTGCTCAAATAATGCCTATCAAGCAGAAGCTGTTCCGCTTCGCGCTCAGGCTGCTGGGCAATGAGGAAGATGCTAAGGACATTATTCAGGATGCTTTTATGAAAGTGTGGCACAACAAAGAAAAGATGGGAGAGTTACAGAACCTGGAAGCGTGGTGTATGCGCATCACCCGCAATCTGGCACTGGACAAGCTGAAGAGTAAGAAGTACAGGATCACGGACAATATCGACCGGGCACAGGAAGTGCCGGCCAGTCATCAACAAACGCCGCATCAGCGATCTGAACAAAGTGACCTGATGCGCAGGGTGCACGGCCTGATCCACGCCTTACCGGAGAAATACAGGACCATCCTGCAACTGAGAGATATAGACGGGTTGAGTTACCAGGAGATTGCAGATGTACTGGACATTGAAATGAGCGAAGTAAAAGTAAACCTGCACCGGGCCAGGAAACAGGTGCGGGAACAACTACAAAATATACATGTATATGGAATACAGTAA
- a CDS encoding TonB-dependent receptor, with translation MEKNALKFLVLLLLCCLSQSHLFAQTTQASISGKVFNEEKKPQAGASVSVRNESTGFVTRTVTNAQGDFTFKELPLGGPYTVNITFSGFGEQKRSGYFLNQGDAVRIDITMQQQETTLQVVQVVGSGLKNKIENIGAATAISAKTMNQLPVNGRNFSTLMDLSPLSRGGNISGQLGSSTNYTIDGMNSKNPTSAGSTTSRSGAPYSISIEAVREFKVVTNQYDVTYGRSGGGTVSAVTKSGTNTLHGSAFTYVRANELASRYDIRGNRRNNDYSTYQYGFSLGGPIIKDKLHFFVAWDHQLDTRSLVIADIQSPADEARLNITKATLDNFVNIARTEYGVSNHAQYGSFDKKRGSDAVFLRLDWQINSKNLLTIRDNYTNDRNKLGLVDNSAINLYESTGNDFNRDNSLLATLRTSINPRFTNELKVQHLYTYQSSEPGDELPKANIPRAIVENVTSSIEGNTRSTTIQIGGHRFAQENFDNHVVQLVDNLYYNTNTIKFTFGVDAMYTRAHSRYGSEVNGRFHYNGLTAFDNNQPYRYYREVPLLADPSVVGKIFNAGVYAQMQTTLAKGLDMTAGLRYDYAHYPKSPLNQLVYDELKLRTDNKLKSSVIQPRLQLTWDVKEEHTDYIRFGAGVFASDINNYITINNLVFDGKHSATVDVRAPNIPVPDFAGYRANPSTIPTLDAFQLPTINTNGPDAKVPVIYKANLSYSHYFTAKLKAGITGYATLGRNNYFYVDRNMATTPFFTLPQEGNRGVYVPLNTMPANGAGDWVQGRISNKLGRVLELNSAGKVNQFAVVVDATWQYYKDGEVSVSYTWNDTKDNTSFNGNVANSATLSLPVKDDPRNLDNVTYSDNQFRHKVVVFGTLPTFYGFTVGIRYSGIGGTRYSLLSGVNSNADFVAGTNDLAYIFDRNNTAVPQNVRDGLNAILNNPAASESIKDYIRKYSGQLAERNGGINGFYGIYDARITWKTKFSGKTTHGIEISCDIFNVANMFRKTWGVNKSLGTQALYGAGIPASGTTPAVPAFDPTVPRYNYRVNTAGVVNPSGEPFQVQIGLRYGF, from the coding sequence ATGGAAAAGAATGCCCTTAAGTTTCTCGTACTGCTTCTACTTTGCTGCCTTTCCCAATCACACCTGTTCGCTCAAACCACTCAGGCGTCTATTTCTGGGAAAGTATTTAACGAAGAAAAGAAACCCCAGGCTGGTGCCTCTGTATCCGTCCGTAATGAATCCACCGGCTTCGTTACAAGAACAGTTACCAATGCCCAGGGAGATTTCACATTTAAAGAATTACCTCTAGGCGGTCCGTACACTGTTAATATCACTTTTTCCGGATTCGGTGAACAAAAACGAAGTGGTTATTTCCTCAACCAGGGCGATGCTGTACGCATAGATATTACTATGCAACAGCAGGAAACCACCCTGCAGGTAGTGCAGGTGGTAGGCTCGGGATTAAAGAATAAGATCGAGAATATTGGTGCTGCTACTGCTATTTCCGCCAAAACCATGAACCAGCTGCCTGTAAACGGCAGGAATTTCTCTACGCTGATGGACCTTTCTCCACTCAGCCGTGGCGGTAACATCTCCGGCCAGCTCGGCTCTTCTACCAATTATACCATCGATGGTATGAACTCCAAGAACCCCACATCCGCAGGTTCTACTACCAGCCGTAGCGGCGCTCCGTATTCTATTTCTATTGAAGCGGTACGTGAGTTTAAAGTAGTAACCAACCAGTACGATGTTACTTATGGCCGCAGTGGCGGCGGTACGGTAAGTGCTGTAACCAAATCTGGTACTAATACCCTCCATGGTAGCGCTTTCACTTATGTAAGAGCAAATGAACTGGCCAGCCGTTATGATATCCGCGGTAACAGGCGTAATAACGATTACTCTACTTATCAGTACGGTTTTTCACTCGGTGGCCCCATTATTAAAGACAAATTGCACTTTTTTGTTGCCTGGGACCATCAGCTGGACACCCGTTCACTCGTGATCGCAGATATTCAATCACCTGCTGATGAAGCGCGTTTGAATATCACCAAAGCCACATTGGATAATTTTGTGAACATCGCCCGTACAGAATACGGCGTTTCCAATCATGCACAATATGGTTCTTTTGATAAGAAACGTGGCTCTGATGCTGTTTTCCTTCGTCTCGACTGGCAGATCAACAGCAAAAACCTCCTCACCATTCGCGATAACTATACAAACGATCGTAACAAGCTGGGCCTGGTAGATAATTCGGCTATCAACCTGTATGAATCTACCGGCAACGATTTCAACCGCGACAACAGTCTGCTCGCCACCCTGCGTACATCCATCAACCCGCGTTTTACCAACGAGCTGAAGGTACAACACCTGTATACGTATCAATCCAGCGAGCCCGGCGATGAATTACCTAAAGCAAATATTCCCCGCGCCATTGTAGAAAATGTTACTTCTTCGATAGAGGGTAATACAAGGTCTACCACCATCCAGATCGGCGGGCACCGTTTTGCCCAGGAAAATTTTGATAACCATGTTGTGCAACTGGTAGATAACCTGTACTATAACACCAATACTATCAAATTCACTTTTGGTGTGGATGCCATGTACACCCGGGCACACTCCCGTTATGGCAGTGAAGTGAACGGGCGTTTCCATTACAACGGCCTCACTGCTTTTGATAATAACCAGCCTTACCGTTACTACCGCGAAGTTCCCCTGCTGGCTGACCCAAGCGTTGTGGGCAAGATCTTCAATGCCGGGGTTTACGCACAAATGCAAACAACACTCGCTAAAGGCCTGGATATGACGGCTGGTTTGCGTTATGATTATGCACATTATCCTAAGTCTCCACTCAATCAGCTGGTATATGATGAACTGAAATTACGTACAGACAATAAGCTGAAATCTTCTGTAATCCAGCCCCGCCTTCAGCTCACCTGGGATGTGAAAGAAGAACATACGGATTACATCCGCTTTGGTGCAGGTGTATTTGCATCAGATATTAATAACTACATTACTATCAATAACCTGGTGTTCGATGGTAAACACTCCGCTACTGTGGATGTAAGGGCCCCGAACATTCCTGTTCCTGATTTTGCCGGCTATCGTGCCAATCCCTCAACCATTCCAACATTAGACGCTTTCCAGCTGCCGACTATCAATACCAATGGTCCAGATGCAAAAGTGCCCGTAATTTATAAAGCAAATCTTTCCTACAGCCACTATTTTACAGCTAAACTGAAGGCTGGTATTACCGGCTATGCAACATTAGGCCGCAACAACTACTTTTATGTTGACAGGAATATGGCCACCACACCATTTTTCACACTGCCACAGGAAGGTAACCGCGGCGTATATGTTCCCCTCAATACAATGCCTGCAAATGGTGCGGGCGACTGGGTACAGGGACGTATCAGCAACAAGCTGGGCCGTGTACTGGAACTGAATAGTGCAGGTAAAGTAAACCAGTTTGCCGTGGTGGTGGATGCTACCTGGCAGTATTATAAAGATGGTGAAGTATCTGTAAGTTATACCTGGAACGATACAAAGGATAATACTTCTTTCAATGGTAACGTGGCCAACTCGGCTACACTGTCACTGCCGGTGAAAGATGATCCGCGCAACCTGGACAATGTAACTTATTCTGATAACCAGTTCCGTCATAAAGTGGTGGTATTTGGTACACTGCCTACTTTCTATGGTTTCACAGTAGGTATACGTTACTCCGGCATTGGTGGTACACGTTACAGCCTGCTTTCCGGTGTAAACAGCAATGCTGATTTTGTGGCCGGCACTAACGATCTCGCCTATATTTTCGACAGGAACAATACTGCTGTTCCCCAGAACGTACGCGACGGGCTCAACGCCATCCTCAACAACCCTGCTGCAAGCGAAAGTATCAAAGATTATATCAGGAAATATTCCGGTCAGCTTGCTGAAAGGAACGGTGGTATCAATGGTTTCTACGGTATTTACGACGCCAGGATCACCTGGAAAACCAAATTCAGCGGCAAAACCACACACGGCATAGAAATATCCTGCGATATCTTCAACGTAGCCAATATGTTCAGGAAAACATGGGGTGTAAACAAATCGCTGGGTACCCAGGCATTGTATGGTGCAGGTATTCCTGCAAGTGGTACAACTCCTGCTGTTCCTGCATTTGATCCCACAGTGCCGCGTTACAATTATCGCGTGAACACTGCCGGTGTGGTAAATCCTTCCGGCGAACCTTTCCAGGTACAGATTGGTTTACGTTACGGCTTTTAA
- a CDS encoding bifunctional transcriptional activator/DNA repair enzyme AdaA, with protein sequence MNKKTMHHYETIAEAIKYINDHYTEQPSLDDIAAAVHLSPFHFQRLFKEWAGVSPKKFLQYISLQHAKTLLEKNYTLEDATFETGLSGTSRLHDMFVNMEAMTPGEYKNGGENLHIKCTFTITQFGMVFLAATDKGVCNIQFTESFENSLAELRAQWPKAQITVGESPILKTVKQFFTERNETVKDLRLHVKATPFQLKVWEALLKIPCGQVSTYGKIAESIQHPKASRAVGTAVGDNPIAYLIPCHRVIRSTGILGGYHWGKERKTAILGWEAAKVIGEKAAI encoded by the coding sequence TTGAATAAAAAAACAATGCATCACTACGAAACAATTGCGGAAGCCATTAAGTACATCAATGATCATTACACGGAACAACCTTCCCTGGACGACATTGCGGCTGCAGTACATTTAAGTCCTTTCCATTTTCAGCGCTTATTTAAAGAATGGGCTGGTGTAAGCCCTAAGAAATTCCTGCAATACATCAGTTTGCAGCATGCCAAAACTTTGCTGGAAAAGAATTACACCCTGGAAGACGCCACTTTTGAAACCGGCCTTTCCGGTACCAGCCGCCTGCACGATATGTTCGTGAACATGGAAGCCATGACACCCGGCGAATACAAGAACGGCGGTGAAAACCTGCATATCAAATGCACTTTTACGATCACCCAGTTCGGCATGGTATTCCTGGCGGCAACAGACAAAGGGGTTTGCAATATCCAGTTCACGGAGAGTTTCGAAAACTCGCTTGCCGAACTACGGGCACAATGGCCTAAAGCGCAGATCACGGTGGGGGAATCTCCTATCCTCAAAACCGTAAAGCAATTCTTTACAGAAAGGAATGAAACGGTAAAGGACCTGCGTTTACATGTTAAAGCCACGCCGTTCCAGTTAAAGGTATGGGAAGCGCTGCTGAAGATCCCTTGTGGCCAGGTTTCCACTTACGGAAAAATAGCAGAAAGTATTCAACATCCTAAAGCATCCAGGGCAGTAGGTACTGCTGTGGGCGATAACCCGATCGCGTATCTGATTCCCTGCCACCGTGTTATAAGATCTACCGGAATATTGGGTGGATATCATTGGGGCAAAGAAAGAAAAACGGCGATCTTAGGATGGGAAGCAGCAAAGGTTATTGGCGAAAAAGCAGCAATTTAA